The Treponema sp. Marseille-Q3903 genomic interval GGACGGTTTTTATCCCGCCATCCCTTTTCCTGCCAATAATCCGTATCTGCCCGATTCCGAACTTTATTTTGCAAGAGGCGTATGATATTGAACATCAGTTTTGTTTTTATTCCGGGCTTCGTTTTACCATACTTATCGGTAATTTTTTTTGCAAGAGAGCTTAATGCTTTATCTATGGATTTTTTATTTTTTTCACTTACATCTTGCCATTTTACAGCCTGAACAGCTTTGCCGTATGTATAAATTTCAGCAACTCCCCAAAAAAACAAACTGTCTGCCATATCTTTATTTGCAGATTTCATACCCCCACCCGCGGCAGTGGAAATACACACACCCTGCTTCGAAAACATTGTTTCCTCCGGCCGGTGTACCATCCAACGATATCCGTAATGATCTAAAAATGCTTTCA includes:
- a CDS encoding flavodoxin family protein, with amino-acid sequence METVIIHGQNHKGSTYHIANNLALKVGGNIKEFFLPKDFGEFCTGCTKCFLESEKQCPHFDKLNPITETIDKADLIILASPVYVMHPTGSMKAFLDHYGYRWMVHRPEETMFSKQGVCISTAAGGGMKSANKDMADSLFFWGVAEIYTYGKAVQAVKWQDVSEKNKKSIDKALSSLAKKITDKYGKTKPGIKTKLMFNIIRLLQNKVRNRADTDYWQEKGWRDKNRPWK